The following proteins come from a genomic window of Patescibacteria group bacterium:
- the eno gene encoding phosphopyruvate hydratase — protein MANKIKDIRAREILDSRGNPTLAVKVEVEGGFFGAASVPSGASTGVHEALELRDGDKKRYGGQGVLKAVENVNKIIGPKLRGMDVTLQRKIDDAMLGLDGTENKSKLGANAILGISLACARAGAAVRGVPLYVYLRSVYGIDRKGFELPLPMMNILNGGRHADFAIDFQECMIIPKMKRFAERVRAGSEIFHALGKILKKKGYVTSVGDEGGFAPRLASNEEAFELILDAIEDAGYAPGKDVALGADVAASEFYDEDKKVYNLNVEKKVLAPAELIKLYEKWLAKYPFILIEDGLAEDDWENWEDLTAKLGKKLALIGDDLFVTNVKRLEMGINRKVGNAILIKVNQIGSLSETMDTIMLAQQNKYKVAISHRSGETADTFIADLAVAVGAEFIKTGSLSRSERLEKYNRLMEIEEEIA, from the coding sequence ATGGCTAACAAGATCAAGGACATCAGGGCGAGGGAAATTCTCGATTCGCGCGGCAATCCGACGCTCGCGGTGAAGGTCGAAGTCGAAGGCGGATTCTTCGGCGCCGCTTCGGTGCCGTCCGGCGCTTCGACCGGCGTCCATGAGGCGCTCGAACTCCGCGACGGCGACAAGAAACGCTACGGCGGCCAGGGCGTGCTCAAAGCCGTCGAGAACGTCAACAAGATCATCGGACCGAAGCTGCGCGGCATGGACGTCACTCTGCAGCGCAAGATCGACGACGCGATGCTCGGCCTCGACGGCACGGAGAACAAGTCCAAGCTCGGCGCCAACGCCATCCTGGGCATCTCGCTCGCGTGCGCCCGCGCCGGCGCCGCCGTCCGCGGCGTCCCGCTCTACGTCTACCTGCGCTCGGTCTACGGCATCGATCGCAAGGGGTTCGAACTGCCGCTGCCGATGATGAACATCCTGAACGGCGGCCGGCACGCCGATTTCGCGATCGACTTCCAGGAATGCATGATCATCCCGAAGATGAAGAGATTCGCGGAACGCGTCCGCGCCGGCAGCGAGATCTTCCATGCGCTCGGCAAGATCCTGAAGAAGAAGGGCTACGTCACTTCGGTGGGCGACGAAGGCGGCTTCGCGCCGCGCCTCGCCTCGAACGAAGAAGCGTTCGAACTCATCCTCGACGCGATCGAGGACGCCGGTTACGCTCCAGGCAAGGACGTGGCGCTCGGCGCCGACGTGGCGGCTTCGGAGTTCTATGACGAGGACAAGAAAGTCTACAACCTGAATGTCGAAAAGAAGGTCCTGGCTCCGGCCGAGCTCATCAAGCTGTACGAGAAGTGGCTGGCCAAATATCCGTTCATCCTCATCGAGGACGGTCTGGCCGAGGATGACTGGGAGAACTGGGAGGACCTGACCGCTAAGCTCGGCAAGAAGCTGGCGCTCATCGGCGACGATCTCTTCGTCACGAACGTCAAGCGTCTGGAGATGGGCATCAATCGCAAAGTCGGCAACGCCATCCTGATCAAGGTCAACCAGATCGGTTCGCTCTCCGAGACCATGGATACGATCATGCTGGCTCAGCAGAACAAGTACAAAGTCGCCATCTCGCACCGTTCCGGCGAGACCGCGGATACCTTCATCGCCGATCTCGCGGTGGCGGTCGGGGCCGAATTCATCAAGACCGGCAGCCTGTCGCGGAGCGAACGGCTGGAGAAGTACAACCGGCTCATGGAGATCGAAGAGGAGATCGCCTGA